A DNA window from Phragmites australis chromosome 11, lpPhrAust1.1, whole genome shotgun sequence contains the following coding sequences:
- the LOC133885696 gene encoding cytochrome P450 94A2-like gives MEKMHLAYVLLFLFAVVLLRLRRRVASPAKPRPTTAHCPHPNPVLGNTLQFIRNRRRFFDWYTDLLRAAPSGAIEAWGPFGAGHAVTTASPAAVDHLLRANFASYAKGARFRDATAELIGDGLFAADGRLWSFQRKVASHAFSSRSLRRFADDVLAVHMRRRFLPFLDAAAAAGTAVDLQDALRRFGFDTICHVAFGVESAALLEGAHDSQHEALFAAFDAALEISFRRALTPATWVRRLTKLLDVGKSRRLREAVDVIDGYAMSVVESKEARQRNGLEDNDKDLLSRFMAAMDEEDGSELGAMFPTPEAKRRFLRDVVVSFVLAGKDTTSSALTWFFWLLAANPRCERRVHEEAASRGDGDDLKGMHYLHAAITEAMRLYPPVPFNGRVAVRDDVLPGGAMVRAGWYANYSAYAMGRMEKLWGKDCMEFVPERWLSDGGEFVPVDAARYPVFHAGPRVCLGKEMAYVQMKTVAAAVLRKFRVDAVAPKASMEAPPAYEMTATMKMKSGLWVQLKRREESAE, from the coding sequence ATGGAGAAGATGCACCTTGCCTACGTGCTCCTATTTCTCTTTGCAGTCGTTCTCCTCCGTCTCCGGCGCCGCGTGGCTTCCCCAGCGAAGCCAAGACCCACGACGGCTCACTGCCCTCATCCCAACCCAGTCCTGGGCAACACCCTCCAGTTCATCCGCAACCGCCGCCGCTTCTTTGACTGGTACACCGACCTGCTCCGCGCTGCGCCCTCCGGCGCCATCGAGGCGTGGGGGCCCTTCGGCGCCGGCCACGCTGTGACCACCGCAAGCCCGGCCGCCGTCGACCACCTCCTGCGTGCCAACTTCGCCAGCTACGCCAAGGGCGCGCGCTTCCGCGACGCCACGGCCGAGCTCATCGGGGACGGGCTCTTCGCCGCCGACGGGCGGCTCTGGAGCTTCCAGCGGAAGGTGGCGTCGCACGCTTTCTCGTCGCGCTCTCTCCGCCGGTTCGCCGACGACGTCCTCGCCGTCCACATGCGACGCCGGTTCCTGCCGTTCctggacgccgccgccgccgcggggacCGCCGTCGATCTGCAAGACGCGCTGCGCCGGTTCGGGTTCGACACAATCTGCCACGTCGCGTTCGGAGTCGAGAGCGCGGCACTCCTCGAGGGGGCGCACGACTCGCAGCACGAGGCGCTGTTCGCGGCGTTCGACGCGGCGCTCGAGATCTCCTTCCGGCGGGCGCTGACGCCGGCCACGTGGGTGCGGAGGCTCACGAAGCTCCTCGACGTCGGCAAATCGCGCCGGCTCCGGGAGGCCGTCGACGTCATCGATGGGTACGCCATGTCCGTCGTCGAATCGAAGGAGGCGCGTCAAAGAAACGGCCTCGAAGACAACGACAAGGACCTTCTGTCCCGGTTCATGGCGGCCATGGATGAGGAGGACGGCAGCGAGCTCGGTGCTATGTTCCCCACGCCGGAGGCGAAGCGTCGGTTCCTGCGGGACGTGGTGGTCAGCTTCGTTCTGGCGGGGAAGGACACGACGTCGTCGGCCCTTACCTGGTTCTTCTGGCTCCTCGCCGCGAACCCGCGGTGCGAGCGGCGCGTCCACGAGGAGGCTGCGTcgcgcggcgacggcgacgacttGAAGGGCATGCACTACCTGCACGCAGCGATCACCGAGGCGATGCGGCTGTACCCGCCGGTGCCGTTCAACGGGAGGGTCGCAGTGCGCGACGACGTGCTGCCGGGCGGCGCCATGGTGCGCGCTGGGTGGTACGCGAACTACTCAGCGTACGCGATGGGGCGGATGGAGAAGCTGTGGGGCAAGGACTGCATGGAGTTCGTGCCGGAGCGCTGGCTCAGCGACGGCGGCGAGTTTGTGCCGGTCGACGCGGCTCGGTACCCGGTGTTCCACGCCGGGCCGcgggtgtgcctcgggaaggaGATGGCGTACGTGCAGATGAAGACGGTTGCTGCGGCCGTGCTCCGGAAGTTTAGAGTGGACGCTGTGGCACCGAAAGCAAGCATGGAGGCGCCGCCGGCGTACGAGATGACGGCaacgatgaagatgaagagcgGGCTGTGGGTGCAGCTCAAGAGGCGGGAAGAGTCAGCTGAGTGA